In Centroberyx gerrardi isolate f3 chromosome 11, fCenGer3.hap1.cur.20231027, whole genome shotgun sequence, the following are encoded in one genomic region:
- the LOC139931791 gene encoding moesin a, with translation MPKTISVRVTTMDAELEFAIQPNTTGKQLFDQVVKTIGLREVWYFGLQYQDTKGFSTWLKLNKKVTAQDVRKESPLLFKFRAKFFPEDVSEELIQEATQRLFFLQVKEGILNDDIYCPPETAVLLASYAVQAKYADYNKDVHTPGYLSGDKLLPQRVLDQHKLNKEQWEERIQVWHEEHKGMLREESMMEYLKIAQDLEMYGVNYFSIKNKKGSELWLGVDALGLNIYEQNDKMTPKIGFPWSEIRNISFNDKKFVIKPIDKKAPDFVFYAPRLRINKRILALCMGNHELYMRRRKPDTIEVQQMKAQAREEKNHKKMERALLENEKRKRELAEKEKEKIEKEKEELMERLKQIEEQTKKAQQELEEQTQKALELEQERKRAQEEAERLENDLKSAEDAKMTLLQQSENQMKNQEHLATELADLTSKISLLEDAKKKKEDEADEWQQKAAMVQEDLEKTKDQLKSKVMAAHVQEPVNAENEHDENDESSAEASAELSAAATYMDRSEEERMTEAEKNERVQKHLLALSSELANARDETKKTANDMIHAENVRAGRDKYKTLRQIRSGNTKQRIDEFECM, from the exons ATCAGTGTGAGAGTGACCACAATGGATGCTGAACTAGAGTTCGCCATTCAGCCCAATACAACAGGAAAGCAACTCTTTGACCAG GTTGTTAAGACAATTGGACTGCGGGAGGTGTGGTACTTTGGACTCCAGTACCAGGATACAAAGGGTTTCTCTACATGGCTCAAGCTCAATAAGAAG GTAACAGCCCAGGACGTGAGGAAGGAGAGCCCGCTGCTGTTTAAGTTTCGTGCCAAGTTCTTCCCTGAGGATGTTTCGGAGGAGCTGATCCAGGAGGCCACACAGCGGCTGTTCTTCCTGCAGGTGAAGGAGGGCATCTTAAATGACGACATCTACTGCCCTCCAGAGACGGCAGTCCTCTTGGCCTCCTACGCAGTGCAGGCCAAGTATGCCGACTACAACAAGGACGTCCACACACCAGGATACCTGTCCGGTGACAAGCTGCTCCCTCAGAG AGTGCTGGACCAGCATAAACTCAACAAGGagcagtgggaggagaggattCAAGTGTGGCACGAAGAACACAAGGGCATGCTGAG AGAGGAATCCATGATGGAGTATCTGAAGATCGCTCAAGATCTTGAGATGTATGGCGTCAACTACTTCAGCATAAAGAACAAGAAAGGATCAGAACTTTGGTTGGGAGTGGATGCCTTGGGACTCAACATTTATGAACAGAATGACAA AATGACACCCAAAATTGGATTTCCTTGGAGTGAAATAAGGAACATTTCCTTCAATGACAAGAAGTTTGTCATTAAACCAATTGACAAGAAAGCACCT GACTTTGTATTCTATGCTCCGAGACTGCGCATCAACAAGCGCATTCTGGCACTATGCATGGGTAACCATGAGCTGTACATGCGCCGCCGCAAACCTGACACCATTGAAGTGCAGCAGATGAAGGCTCAGGCTCGGGAGGAGAAGAATCACAAGAAGATGGAGAG GGCTTTGCTGGAgaatgaaaagaggaaaagagagcttgcagaaaaggaaaaggagaagattgaaaaggaaaaggaggaattGATGGAGCGATTAAAACAGATCGAGGAGCAGACAAAAAAAGCCCAACAAG AGTTGGAGGAGCAGACACAGAAGGctctggagctggagcaggagaggaagcgTGCTCAGGAGGAGGCTGAACGCCTGGAGAACGATCTCAAGAGCGCCGAGGATGCCAAGATGACACTGCTGCAACAGTCTGAGAACCAGATGAAGAACCAAGAGCACCTG GCCACAGAGTTGGCGGATCTGACCTCAAAGATTTCCTTACTGGAGGatgccaagaagaagaaggaagatgAGGCTGACGAGTGGCAACAGAAG GCTGCCATGGTGCAGGAGGACCTGGAGAAGACCAAAGACCAGCTTAAAAGCAAAGTGATGGCGGCTCACGTGCAAGAGCCTGTGAACGCGGAGAACGAGCATGACGAGAACGACGAGAGCAGCGCCGAGGCCAGCGCCGAGCTCTCAGCCGCCGCCACGTACATGGACCGCAGCGAGGAGGAGCGCATGACCGAGGCCGAGAAGAACGAGCGTGTGCAGAAGCATCTACTC GCTTTAAGCTCTGAGTTGGCCAACGCTCGGGACGAGACCAAGAAGACGGCGAACGACATGATCCACGCAGAAAACGTGCGAGCCGGACGGGACAAGTACAAGACCCTTAGACAGATCCGGTCAGGCAACACCAAACAGCGCATAGATGAGTTTGAAtgtatgtga